From the Mycobacterium noviomagense genome, the window TCAGCGCGTAGAGCCCGCAACCGGCCATCAGCACACCCCCGACCGGGGCATACCAGTCGCGGGTGATGCGAACAGCCGCCGGCCCAGGCCTGTCGAACGGCATCACCACCGCGATCATGCCGGCGAGGAAGATGCCGAACAGCCCGATGACGATGAAGTAGTGGGCCGGGTTGGCCAGCGGGCCGGGATCGCGGCCATTGCCGATGTGCCAGCTGACGTCCCAGATGAAGCCGAACAGAGCGCAGATGATCGAGGTGGTGAACACCAGAACAGGCAGTGCTACCCACGCAGGGCGGTCGAATCTGTTCCCCATCCGCTCGCCGGCCCGGGCCAACCAGTTGATCCGGTGCGTGCGGTGCGCATATCCGATCCACAGCATCAATGCGGCTATCACCGCCGCAGCGATACTCAGCCCTATCACCTGATTGAGCCCGGCGCCACGCGCCGGTGCTTCCGCAATAACCGCTGAGCCCACCGTCATCGCCTCCCAACCGCGCTGGGCCGCCCGAGAGCCTGACCGCCGAGCGGCGACTTACTCCACGGTAGGTTACCGATCCGCCGTGACCTCAAACACAAAAATCGTCGAACCAGGCATCGTCACGTCGACTTGTCGCCGACCTCGGTCTTGTCGGCCTGATCTGCGCTGCGCCTGTCGCGGATCGCGACGTACAACACCACACCCACCACGATCACTGCCGGCAAAAACGCGGGCCCTGCCAGCAGGATCCAGTGATGAGCGAGATATTCCACCCGCAACTGGCTCATGGCGTCCATTGATCGATTGATACAGGTGAACGTACCCCGCCCGCGACCATGTCATGCATCACGCGTCGCGCGTTTGTGTGGCGGCGCGCCCGTACCCTAACGTGAACACGGTTTACGCCGGCCACGGCGAGCCTGGCGAAGTTTTGTGTGCGAACACGAGGGAGTACCGGGTGACTCAGGCGGCGACTCGGCCCACCACCGACATTCTGGCGGTCGCTCGCGAGCAGGTGTTGCAGCGCGGCGAGGGACTCAGCCGTGACCAGGTGCTGCAGGTATTGCAGCTGCCCGACGACCGGCTCGAGGAACTGCTTGCCCTGGCCCATGAGGTCCGAATGGCCTGGTGTGGGCCCGACGTCGAAGTGGAAGGCATCATCAGCCTGAAAACCGGTGGCTGCCCGGAAGATTGCCACTTCTGCTCACAGTCGGGGCTTTTCGCCTCGCCGGTTCGCAGTGCCTGGCTCGACGTTCCGAGCTTGGTAGAAGCGGCCAAGCAGACGGCGAAGACGGGAGCCACAGAATTCTGCATCGTGGCCGCGGTGCGCGGACCCGACGACCGGCTGATGGCACAGGTCGCCGCCGGGATGGAAGCGATCCGCAACGAAGTCGACATCCACATCGCGTGCTCGTTGGGAATGCTCAGCGCCGAGCAGGTCGAGCAGCTGGCGGCGATGGGGGTGCATCGCTACAACCACAACCTTGAAACCGCCCGCTCGTTCTTCCCCAACGTCGTGACCACCCACACCTGGGAAGAGCGGTGGGACACCTTGTCGATGGTGCGCGAGGCCGGGATGGAGGTGTGCTGCGGCGGCATCCTGGGCATGGGGGAGACGCTGGAGCAGCGCGCCGAATTCGCCGCCGAACTCGGCGAACTCGGTCCGGACGAGGTGCCGCTGAACTTCCTCAACCCGCGGCCGGGCACACCGTTCGGCGACTTGGAGGTGCTGCCGGCCAGTGAGGCTCTCAAGGCGGTGGCCGCGTTCCGGCTGGCGCTGCCTCGCACGATGCTGCGGTTCGCCGGCGGCCGCGAGATCACGCTCGGCGACCTGGGTGCCAAGCGGGGCATGCTGGGCGGCATCAACGCCGTAATCGTCGGCAACTACCTGACCACGCTGGGCCGTCCGGCCGAAGCCGACCTGCAACTGCTCGACGATCTGCAGATGCCGATCAAGGCGCTCAACGCAAGCCTGTAGATACTAGAGGTCAATGGTTCGCGATCTGCCCGCTCCGGTCGGCGCGGGCGTCTACAACGTCTACACCGGGGATCCGGCGGGCACCTCGGTGTCGCCGACGGCAGCGCAGCTGGGACTCGAGCCGCCTCGATTCTGCGCGGAATGCGGCCGTCGCATGGTGGTGCAAGTCCGGCCCGACGGTTGGTGGGCGAAGTGCTCCCGCCACGGTCTGGTGGACTCCGCCGACCTGGACGCACAGCGATGAGCGAGCCGCAGCCTTCCGACGCTCCTCGTACGTCGCGGCGGCGAGCGATCGCCGTAGTGGTGTCGAGCCTTGTGGCGAGCGGCGTGGTGGTTGGTGGGCTGTGGGCGTGGATCGCGCCGAGCATTCACGGCGTCGTGGCACTGACCCACGAGGGCGATCGGGTGCTCGATTACCTCGGCAACGAAGCCGACCACTTCTTTGTTGCCGCGTTTCTGATGCTGGGCCTGTTGACATTGGTCGCGGTGGTGGCTGCGGTGCTGGTGTGGCAGTGGCGGGCACACCGCGGACCGGCAATGGTGGCCGGGCTGTCGATCGGCATGGTCGGCGCCGCCGCGGTCGCGACAGCGCTGGCTGGGCTGCTGGTGCACGCCCGCTACGGCGTCGTGGACATCGAGCGGGCCCCGGTGACGCCCCAGCACCGCGTGCACTACTTCACCGAGGCGCCGCCGGTGTTCTTCGGTCATGGGCCGCTGCAGATCGCCTGCACGCTGCTGTTGCCGGCTGCCACGGCAGCACTCGTGTATGCCCTGCTCGTCGCATCGGCAACCCGTGACGACCTCGGGGGCTATCCGGCCGTGGAGTCACCGGAAGCGCCGGCGACGGTCGCGATGTCGCCGGGTGCCACGGGGCACGATGGCTCGGCTTCTTGCTCGTAAGCTGCGCTTACTCGCCGTCGCCTTCGCGCGTCATAGCTACAGCGGGCGTCGGCGCACTGGCCTGCCGGTGATGACCTTCGCCGCGATCTTGCCCAGCCTGGCCATGCCGATGTAGGTGGCCGGGTTGAGGATGGTCGGCCACGTTGTGCGGATCACGTGGTCGGTCAGCGGCCGCCGAGCGAACCGGTCCTGCAACCAGCGCAGCGTCATCGGCGCCGACATCGGATGCAGCAGGAGGTGTTCGTTGAAGGCATCGCGGTGGTAGGTGACATCGGCGCCGCCACCGGAATAGGCATCGGCCAGGGCGTCGATGTCGTCGACGGCAATGAGGTAGTCATGCACCGCCTGAACGATCAGCACCGGAGGCGTCGGCACCGTTTTGCCCAACTTGATGTTGTCGAACACGTATTGGACTTCCGGCATCTCGAGGATCTCCTCGAGCGGACGGTCGAGGTATTTGCCGACGTTCTTGCCGGCCATCCGGATGACCGCGCCGACCGTCGTCATGTCCTCGAGTTCGCACAGCAAGGTGCGTCCCTCTTCGCTGGTGTGCTCCTTGATCACCCGGTCAAGGTCGGGGTAGACGTGGGCCAGCGCCGCAATCACCAGTGCGGGCAAACCGGCCAGGAAGCCGCCGTTGAGCCGCCGGAACGTATGGCCAAGATCGCCGACGGGCGATCCCAGCACCGCACCGACGATGTCGAGCTCGGGCGCGTAGTCGGCGCACAGCTCGGCAGCCCACGCGGTGGCCAGCCCGCCACCCGAGTAGCCCCACAACGCCACCGGCGCCGACGTCGACAACCCCAGGCGCTCCGAGCCGAGGGCGGCGCGCACCCCGTCCAGAATGCTGTAGCCCGGCTCGTAAGGGGCGCCCCACATCCCGTGGCGGCCTTCGTGGTCCGGCACCGACACCGCCCACCCCTCGGCCAGGGCGGCGTTGATCAGCAAGAACTCCAGCGGCGCCAACGCGCCGATCGCCTTGGCGTAGCGCCGCAGCGCGTAGGACGGGAAACAGCGGGACGCCACCGCGTCGATCGCGCACTGATACGACAGCAGCGGGCAGGGCTGCCCCGGTGCGACCTCCCGGGGAACGATCACCGTGGTGACGGTGGCCTCCGGCTTACCGTTCATGTCGGTCGTGCGGTACAGCAGCTGCGTGGCAACGGTCCGTTGCGGTACCAGGCCCAAAAACGCCAGCTCGACCTCGCGGGAGCGCAACACGGTGCCTGGCAGTGCGTGCTCATAGCCGGGTGGCGGCTCGTAGAACGGGTCGTCCGACGGCAGCAGCGGGCGCTGCTTGCGGCGCAGCTCTTCGTGCGGGGGGCGGGCGATCCATTCGGCGCCGGTGGCGCTTGCGAGGGTGGCTGGGTCCATCCCGGCATTGTTACTTAAGAGGGTATTAAGAATCCAGTCGGCCCGCCCACCGACGATCACGGTTGGGTCACATCTCAGCTGGGCGGGCGCAGCGCCGCGAACTCGTCGGTGACCCTCAGCTGCGAATCGGTGAACCGGTACAACGCGGGTGGACGGCCCCCACTGCGGCCCGACTGAGCGATGGTGCCGGTCTGCGTGATGACGCCACGGCGGGCCAGCACCCGCTGCAGGTTCGTCGCGTCAACCTGGTAGCCCAGCGCGGCGCCGTAGATGTCTCGCAGCGTAGACAGCGCGAATTCCTTTGGGGCCAAGGCAAATCCGATGTTGGTGTAGGACATCTTGGCGACCAGTCGGGTCCGGGCGTGGGCCACCATCGGGCCGTGGTCGAACGCCATCGGCGGCAGTGCAGTCACCGGATGCCAGCGGGTGTCGGGCGGCAGCTCCGGCGTGGCGGGGGAGGGCACCAGTCCCAGAAACGTCGATGCGATCACTCGATCACCGGGCACCCGGCGAGGATCGGAGAACACCGCCAGCTGCTCAAGGTGTGCAATCTCACGCAGATCCACCTTCTCGGCCAATTGCCGACGAACCGAGGTCGTCAAGTCCTCGTCGTGGCGTAGCCGCCCGCCGGGCAGTGCCCACGCCCCCAGCTGCGGCTCACGTGCGCGCTGCCACAACAGCACATTGAGCTGCGGTTTCTCGCTGCCACAGGGTCTTTCGGCACCCCGAACCTGGAACACGACGGCGAGAACCTCGTGGCCAGTGCTACCATGAAGCACGTTTTCGATTGTAAGTCGAAAACCTCCTCAGGGCGAAAGGAAACGGCCATGACGGTCCTGAATCGCACGGACACGCTGGCGGATGACTTGGCTGCCCGCATCATCGACTCACCGGCCGGCTACACCGGTATCGACGGCGACGAACAGTGGGCCGCGGAGGTCCGCCGGCTGGCGCAGCTACGCAACGCCACCATATTGGCGCACAACTACCAGCTGCCGGCCATCCAGGACGTCGCCAACCACGTGGGTGACTCGCTGGCACTGTCGCGGATAGCGGCCGACGCTTCTGAAGACACCATCGTGTTCTGCGGTGTGCACTTCATGGCCGAGACCGCCAAAATCCTGAGCCCGCAGAAGACCGTGCTGATTCCCGATCAGCGGGCCGGCTGTTCGCTGGCCGACTCGATCACCGCGGAGGACCTGCAGGCCTGGAAGGACGAGCACCCGGGTGCGGTCGTGGTGTCCTACGTCAACACCAGCGCCGCGGTGAAGGCGCTCACCGACATCTGCTGCACGTCGTCGAATGCCGTCGACGTGGTCAACTCCATCGACCCGGACCGCGAGGTGTTGTTCTGCCCCGACCAATTCCTCGGGGCGCACGCGCGCCGCATGACCGGCCGGGAGAACCTGCACGTGTGGGCCGGCGAATGCCACGTGCACGCCGGGATCAACGGCGACGAGCTGGCCGGCCAGGCCCGCAGCCACCCCGACGCCGAACTGTATGTACACCCCGAATGCGGTTGCGCGACTTCGGCTTTGTATCTCGCCGGTGAAGGCGCCTTCCCGCAGGAGCGGGTGAAGATCCTGTCCACCGGCGGAATGCTCGACGCCGCCCGCGCCACCCACGCCCGTCAGGTGCTGGTTGCCACCGAGGTCGGCATGCTGTATCAGCTGCGGCGGGCCGCGCCCGGTGTCGACTTCCAGGCGGTCAACGACCGCGCGTCGTGCAAGTACATGAAGATGATCACCCCCGCAGCGCTGTTGCGTTGCCTGCTCGACGGCGTCGACGAGGTCGACGTCGACCCCGAGACGTCGCAGCGGGCGCGGCGCAGCGTGCAGCGGATGATCGAGATCGGCCAGCCCGGCGGCGGCGAATGAGCACGGCTCCGGCCTGGCAGCAGTCGGCCGACGTCGTCGTCATCGGCACCGGCGTGGGTGGACTGGCTGCCGCGCTGGCTGCCCATCGCGCCGGCCGCCGTGTGATGGTGCTCAGCAAGGCGCACCAGAAGAGCGGAATGACAGCCACCCACTACGCCCAGGGCGGAATTGCGGTGGTACTGCCCGACAGCGCCGACTCGGTAGACGCTCACGTCGCCGACACGCTCGCCGCGGGCGGGGGCCTTTGTGACCCGGAGGCGGTGCGTTCCATCGTCGCCGACGGCTATCGCGCCGTGGCCGAATTGGCAAGGTATGGAGCACAATTCGACGCATCTTTGTCCGGCGGCTGGGCAGTGACCAGAGAAGGCGGGCACTCGCGGCGCCGGGTGGTGCACGCCGGCGGTGACGCCACCGGGGCCGAGGTTCAACGCGTGCTCGACAATGCCGCTGCCGCTTTGGATATCCGCACCGACCACACCGCCGTACGGGTGCTGCACGACGACACCGCGGTGACCGGGGTATCGGTGCTCAACGCCGACGGACTCGGCGTCGTGCATGCGCCGTCGGTGATCTTGGCCACCGGCGGGCTCGGGCACCTCTACAGCGCGACCACGAATCCCGACGGCTCCACCGGCGACGGCATTGCGCTTGCGCTATGGGCCGGTGTCCCGGTCAGCGATATCGAGTTCATCCAGTTCCACCCGACCATGCTGTTCGACGGGCATACCGGAGGGCGGCGTCCGCTGGTCACCGAGGCGATCCGCGGTGAGGGCGCCACATTGGTTGACGCCCACGGTGATTCGGTGATTGCCGGCGTGCATCCGATGGGTGATCTGGCGCCCCGCGACGTGGTGGCGGCCGCCATCGACGCGCGACTGAAAGCAACCGGTGATCCGTGTGTCTATCTGGACGCCCGAGGGATCGCAGGCTTCGAGTCCCGCTTCCCGACGGTCACCGCAGCCTGTCAGGCCCTGGGCATCGACCCTGTGCGCGAACCGATTCCGGTGGTTCCGGGCGCGCACTACAGCTGCGGCGGCGTCGTCACCGATGTCGACGGAAGCACGGAGTTGCCCGGGCTGTTCGCGGCCGGCGAGGTGGCCAGAACCGGGATGCATGGCGCCAACAGGTTGGCGTCCAACAGCCTGCTGGAGGGCCTGGTTGTCGGCGGGCGCGCCGGGCGAGCGGCGGCCACGCACGCGGCGGCCGTCGGACATCCACACGCGACATTGCCTGAGGCAGTTGTTGGTTGGGCGCTGGAACGCGGCGAGCTGCAGCGTGCGATGACCAGCGATGCGTCGGTGGTCCGCGATGCCGTCGGGCTGCGCCGGTTGGTCGACACGCTGTCCGCGGCGGCCCTTCGCCGAACGGCGGACCGCGCCGACGTCGAAGACGTGGGGTTGACTCTGACCGCCCGCGCCGTCGCCGCCGCCGCACTGGCCCGCGACGAGAGCCGGGGCTGCCACAATCGCGCGGACCACCCGCACGCCGTTCCCGAACAGGCCCGCAGCAGTGTGGTTCGGCTGGCCGACGACCAAACCACGGTTCACGTCGAGGCGCTCGCGGCGGTGTGCTGATGCCACTCTCGGACTGTGAGCTGGCCGAGGCTCGGGTCACGATCACCCGCGCCCTCGACGAAGATCTGCGCCACGGCCCCGACGTCACGACGATGGCGACAGTGCCAGCCGAGGCGGTCACGACCGCGTCACTGGCGACCCGCGAAACCGGCGTGATCGCCGGCGTTGACGTCGCGCTGCTGGTGCTCGACGAAGTGCTTGGCGGCCGGTACCGGGTGCTCGACCGCGTCGACGACGGCGCCCGGCTGCCGCCGGGCGCGCCGTTGTTGGTGCTCGAGGCGCCGACTCGCGGCCTGTTGACCGCGGAGCGCACCATGCTGAACCTGCTCTGCCACCTGTCGGGCATCGCCACCACGACGGCCGCGTGGGTCGACGCGGTGCAGGGCACCAAGGCGCAGGTCCGCGATACCCGCAAGACGCTGCCCGGCCTGCGGGCGCTGCAGAAGTACGCGGTGCGCGTCGGCGGGGGCGTCAACCATCGGATGGGCCTGGGTGATGCCGCGCTGATCAAGGACAACCACGTCGCGGCGGCGGGATCGGTGGTCGCCGCGCTGCGGGCGGTGCGCACGGCTACACCGGATCTGCCCTGCGAAGTGGAAGTGGATTCGCTGGAACAACTCGACGAGGTGCTGGCCGAAGAGCCCGAATTGGTGCTGCTTGACAATCTCCCGGTGTGGCAGACACAAATCGCTGTGCAGCGCCGCGACTCCCGCGCTCCGGCAACCAAACTCGAATCATCGGGCGGACTGACCCTTGACAACGCTGCGTCCTACGCCGGCACCGGGGTGGATTACCTCGCCGTCGGTGCGCTCACCCACTCGTCCCGGGTGCTGGACATCGGCCTCGATCTTTAAGCGGGCGAGCCGACGCCGCGACACTTAAACGTTTGCGCGGACACGCCGGGACGAGTCGCAACCGCTTAAGTCTCGGCGAGAGTGCACAGCTCGCGACGCAGTGCAGCCGGTGTATGGCCGACGTGCTGCCGCACCACCCGGGTGAAGTGGGCCTGGTCCGCGAAGCCGAGCGAGGCGGCGATGTCGGCCAGCGTCGCGGTATCGCGCTGCGCCTGGTCGAGCGCACGGCTCACTCTCACCCGGTTGCGGTACCTGGTCAGCGACACACCCAGCTGCTGCGGGAATGCCCGGCTCAACCGGTAAGGCGACGTATCAAGCAGCTCGGCGAGCGGGAATAGCCCACGCGCCGCCGGGTGGTTGTCGTGAATCGCTGCCCGGGCCCGCTCCACGAGTCGCTGATCACTGGGCGCCGGCCGGTCGGAGGCCGGTATGCGGCGCTGGGCAACGCGGCGCAGCGCGGCGCCAACCAGACCCAGCAAGTGCTCGGCCAGCAAGTAGCCGACGTCAGCTCGTTCAGCTCCCATCAAGCGCACCCTGGAAACCGACTAGACAGGGCCCTCAGGCGATGTCGGCGACGAAGACGCCAAGTCGGCGCGCCTGCAGCCGCGCCAGCCACGGCAGCTCCTGGCCACCGGTGCCGGCAGGCAAGATCCGCGGATTGGTGATGTGCACGCTCTTCCGCAAGAACTGCACGTCGGCCTCGCCGGCGGCCAGCACGTTTCTCACCCAGTCGGTCTTGCCGTGGCCGAGCGCAATCGCCAGTACGTTTCCCTTGCGGTAGGCGGTCACGATCGTCTCGTAGGGTTTGCCGGACTTGCGGCCGCGGTGTTTGATCAGCGCTGCACCGGGCAGATAGCGCGCAAACGGTTTGATCGCCGGGTTCATGTACTTGACCTGCCACCGCTCAAACCATGGCGGAAACATCATCGGGACGCCCGGCGCACTGTTGGGACGATCCTGTACGGACATGCGGTCACTGTACCGGTCCGATATCCATTTGAACTGCCTGGGACAATGGTCAGCGTGAACGTTATGGCGCGCATCGACCTACGCGGCGCGGAGTTGTCCGCGGCCGCGCTGCGCGCCGTATTGCCGCGCGGTGGCGGCGATGTCGATGCGGTGCTGGCCACGGTGCGCCCGATCGTCGAGGCCGTCGCGTCGCGGGGTGCTGAGGCGGCGCTGCAGTACGCTGAGTCGTTCGATGGGGTGCGGCCAGCGGCCGTGCGGGTGCCGATCGCCGAGCTCGACGCGGCGCTGGCCGGCCTGGATCGCGACGTGCGTGACGCGCTGCAAGTGGCCATCGAGCGGACCCGCGCGGTCCACGCCGACCAGCGTCGCGCCGACGTCATGACCACACTCGGTCCCGGCGCGACGGTCACACAGCGGTGGGTTCCCGTCGAGCGGGTGGGCCTCTATGTGCCCGGCGGCAACGCGGTCTACCCCTCCAGCGTGGTGATGAACGTGGTGCCGGCGCAGGCGGCCGGGGTCGGCTCGCTGGTCATCGCCAGCCCACCGCAAGCCGCCTATAACGGCCTGCCACACCCGACGACCTTGGCCGCTGCCCGGCTGCTGGGCGTCGACGAAGTCTGGGCGGTCGGCGGCGCTCAGGCGGTGGCGCTGCTGGCCTACGGCGGCACCGACACCGACGGCACAGAGCTGGCGCCGGTCGACATGATCACCGGGCCGGGCAACGTCTACGTCACTGCCGCCAAGCGGCTCTGCCGTTCCCGGGTGGGCATCGACGCCGAAGCGGGGCCGACCGAAATCGCCATCCTGGCCGACCACACCGCTGATCCCGCACACGTGGCCGCCGATCTGATCAGCCAGGCCGAGCACGACGTGATGGCCGCCAGCGTGCTGGTCACCCCCAGCGCCGAACTGGCCGACGCCACCGATGCCGAGCTGGCCGGCCAGCTGCAGACCACGGTGCACCGGGAGAGGGTGACGGCTGCGCTGTCCGGTCAGCAGTCGGCGATCATCCTGGTCGACGATCTCGACGCCGGTATCAGCGTCGTGAACACCTACGCCGCCGAGCATCTGGAGATCCAGACCGTCGACGCCGCCAGCGTCGCTGCCCGGATCCGTTCGGCTGGCGCGGTTTTCGTCGGCCGGTACTCGCCGGTGAGCCTGGGCGACTACTGCGCCGGCTCCAACCACGTGTTGCCGACCGCCGGCAGCGCACGGCACTCCAGCGGGCTGTCGGTGCAGACGTTCCTGCGCGGCATCCAGGTCGTCGACTACACCGAGGCCGCGCTCAAAGACGTGTCCGGACACGTGATCACGCTGGCGCAGGCCGAAGACCTGCCCTCGCACGGCGAGGCGATACGGCGGAGGTTCGAGCGATGACCGACCGCCCGACGCTCGACGAACTGCCGCTGCGCGACGACCTGCGCGGCAAAACGCCTTACGGCGCCCCGCAATTGGCTGTTCCGGTGCGGCTGAACACGAATGAAAACCCGCATCCGCCGAGCAAGGCGCTGGTCGAGGACGTCGCGCGCTCGGTGCACGAAGCAGCCGCCGAATTGCACCGGTACCCCGACCGTGACGCGGTCGCGCTGCGGCGCGACCTGGCGGCTTACCTCACCGCGCAGACCGGTACACAGCTTGGAGCCGAAAATGTCTGGGCTGCGAATGGTTCCAACGAGGTTTTGCAACAGCTATTGCAGGCATTCGGGGGGCCGGGCCGCAGCGCGATCGGCTTCGTGCCGTCGTACTCGATGCACCCCATCATCTCCGACGGCACCCACACCGAATGGCTCGAGACGGTACGCGCAGAAGACTTCAGCATCGACGTCGACACCGCCGTCGCCGCCATCACCGAGCGCCAACCCGACATCGTGATGGTGGCGAGCCCCAATAACCCGTCGGGGCAAAGCGTCTCGCTGCCCGATCTGCGGCGGCTGCTCGAGGTGACACCGGGCATCTTGATCCTCGACGAGGCATACGGCGAATTCTCGTCGCAACCCAGCGCGGTCCAGCTGGTGCAGGAATACCCGACCAAGCTCGTCGTCACTCGCACCATGAGCAAGGCATTCGCGTTCGCCGGCGGCCGGCTGGGATACCTGATCGCCACCCCAGCGGTCATCGAGGCAATGTTGTTGGTGCGGCTGCCGTATCACCTGTCCTCGCTCACCCAGGCCGCGGCCCGCGCTGCGCTGCGCCACGCCGACGACACCCTGGCTAGTGTGGCCGCGTTGATCGCCGAGCGCGAGAGAGTGACAGCGGAGTTGACTCGCATGGGATTCCGGGTCATCCGCAGCGACGCGAATTTCGTGTTGTTCGGGCAGTTCGCCGACGCGCCCACCGCCTGGCAGCGCTACCTGGATGCCGGTGTGCTGATCCGCGATGTCGGCATTCCCGGATTTCTGCGCGCCACCATTGGGCTGGCCGGGGAAAACGATGCGTTCCTGGAAGCCAGCGGGCGCATCGCCGCCAGCGAACTGGCCGAAATGCTGGTGGGGATCGCAAGCGCGGCAAAGCCGGGCGCAGCGGGTCGCCACCACGATGACTAGGAGCGTCATGACTACCAATCGCCGTGCGCGCGTGGAACGCACCACCAAAGAGTGCGACATCGTCGTCGAACTGGACCTCGACGGCACCGGACAGGTTGATGTCGACACCGGTATCCCGTTCTACGACCACATGCTGACCGCGCTAGGCAGCCACGCCAGCTTCGATCTGAGCGTGCGCGCCAAAGGGGATGTCGATATCGAGGCACATCACACCATCGAGGACACCGCGATCGTGCTCGGCCAGGCGCTCGGGCAGGCGCTCGGGGACAAGATCGGCATCCGCCGGTTCGGTGACGCCTTCATCCCGATGGACGAGGCGCTGGCCCACGCTGCAGTCGACGTCTCCGGCCGGCCGTACTGCGTGCACACCGGCGAGCCGGATCATCTGCGGCACTTCACGATTGCTGGGAACACGGTGCCGTATCACACGGTCGTCAACCGGCACGTGTTCGAGACGCTGGCGATGAACGCCCGCATCGCGCTGCATGTGCGGGTGTTGT encodes:
- the hisB gene encoding imidazoleglycerol-phosphate dehydratase HisB, which encodes MTRSVMTTNRRARVERTTKECDIVVELDLDGTGQVDVDTGIPFYDHMLTALGSHASFDLSVRAKGDVDIEAHHTIEDTAIVLGQALGQALGDKIGIRRFGDAFIPMDEALAHAAVDVSGRPYCVHTGEPDHLRHFTIAGNTVPYHTVVNRHVFETLAMNARIALHVRVLSGRDPHHITEAQYKAIARALRQAVEPDPRVSGVPSTKGAL
- the hisD gene encoding histidinol dehydrogenase, translated to MVSVNVMARIDLRGAELSAAALRAVLPRGGGDVDAVLATVRPIVEAVASRGAEAALQYAESFDGVRPAAVRVPIAELDAALAGLDRDVRDALQVAIERTRAVHADQRRADVMTTLGPGATVTQRWVPVERVGLYVPGGNAVYPSSVVMNVVPAQAAGVGSLVIASPPQAAYNGLPHPTTLAAARLLGVDEVWAVGGAQAVALLAYGGTDTDGTELAPVDMITGPGNVYVTAAKRLCRSRVGIDAEAGPTEIAILADHTADPAHVAADLISQAEHDVMAASVLVTPSAELADATDAELAGQLQTTVHRERVTAALSGQQSAIILVDDLDAGISVVNTYAAEHLEIQTVDAASVAARIRSAGAVFVGRYSPVSLGDYCAGSNHVLPTAGSARHSSGLSVQTFLRGIQVVDYTEAALKDVSGHVITLAQAEDLPSHGEAIRRRFER
- a CDS encoding histidinol-phosphate transaminase, which encodes MTDRPTLDELPLRDDLRGKTPYGAPQLAVPVRLNTNENPHPPSKALVEDVARSVHEAAAELHRYPDRDAVALRRDLAAYLTAQTGTQLGAENVWAANGSNEVLQQLLQAFGGPGRSAIGFVPSYSMHPIISDGTHTEWLETVRAEDFSIDVDTAVAAITERQPDIVMVASPNNPSGQSVSLPDLRRLLEVTPGILILDEAYGEFSSQPSAVQLVQEYPTKLVVTRTMSKAFAFAGGRLGYLIATPAVIEAMLLVRLPYHLSSLTQAAARAALRHADDTLASVAALIAERERVTAELTRMGFRVIRSDANFVLFGQFADAPTAWQRYLDAGVLIRDVGIPGFLRATIGLAGENDAFLEASGRIAASELAEMLVGIASAAKPGAAGRHHDD